One segment of Niveibacterium microcysteis DNA contains the following:
- the aroC gene encoding chorismate synthase, translating to MSGSTLGTLFTVTSFGESHGPAIGCVVDGCPPGLELSEADIQAELDRRKPGTSRHVTQRKEPDSVEILSGVFEGKTTGHPIALLIRNTDQRSQDYSKISQTFRPGHADYTYWHKYGIRDYRGGGRSSARETAVRVAAGAIAKKWLRERYGIVIRGFMGQLGEIRIPFKGWEHVSENAFFAANDEIVPRLEAYMDEIRADRDSIGARIDVIASGVPVGWGEPVYDRLDADIAYAMMSINAVKGVEIGDGFDVVAQRGTVHGDELTPDGFLSNHAGGVLGGVSSGQDVRVSIAIKPTSSLPQNRRSIDLAGAPTEMMTTGRHDPCVGIRATPVAEAMLALVLVDHALRHRAQNADVQVATPRIAGLAPAGHQDVPGPKG from the coding sequence ATGTCCGGCAGCACACTAGGCACTCTCTTCACGGTTACCTCCTTTGGCGAATCGCACGGGCCTGCAATCGGCTGTGTGGTCGATGGCTGCCCGCCCGGACTTGAGCTGAGCGAGGCGGATATTCAGGCTGAGCTGGATCGGCGCAAGCCGGGTACCTCGCGCCACGTTACCCAGCGCAAGGAGCCGGATTCGGTCGAGATTCTCTCCGGCGTGTTCGAAGGCAAGACCACGGGCCATCCCATCGCGTTGTTGATCCGTAACACGGATCAGCGAAGCCAGGACTATTCGAAGATTTCGCAGACATTTCGCCCTGGCCATGCCGACTACACCTACTGGCACAAGTACGGCATCCGCGACTACCGTGGCGGTGGGCGCTCATCTGCCCGCGAAACTGCGGTTCGCGTGGCCGCCGGCGCCATTGCGAAGAAGTGGCTGCGCGAGCGTTACGGCATCGTGATTCGCGGATTCATGGGCCAGCTTGGTGAGATTCGCATCCCCTTCAAGGGCTGGGAACATGTGTCGGAGAACGCCTTTTTCGCCGCAAACGACGAGATCGTCCCGCGCCTTGAGGCCTACATGGATGAAATCCGTGCTGACCGCGACTCCATAGGTGCCCGTATCGATGTGATCGCCAGTGGTGTGCCGGTTGGTTGGGGGGAGCCGGTTTATGACCGCCTCGACGCCGACATCGCTTACGCGATGATGAGCATCAATGCCGTAAAGGGGGTTGAAATCGGCGACGGATTTGACGTGGTTGCGCAGCGGGGCACGGTGCATGGTGACGAGCTGACGCCGGACGGTTTTTTGTCCAACCACGCTGGCGGGGTTTTGGGGGGCGTATCGAGCGGACAGGATGTTCGCGTTTCGATCGCGATCAAACCGACCTCGTCGCTTCCTCAGAACCGTCGCTCGATCGATCTCGCAGGCGCGCCGACCGAAATGATGACCACTGGACGTCACGATCCGTGCGTTGGTATTCGGGCCACCCCGGTTGCCGAGGCGATGTTGGCGCTCGTGCTGGTTGATCACGCGCTGCGCCACCGCGCACAGAACGCCGATGTCCAGGTCGCGACGCCGCGTATCGCCGGCCTGGCGCCTGCGGGGCATCAGGATGTTCCTGGCCCCAAGGGCTGA
- the ilvN gene encoding acetolactate synthase small subunit: MSEMNNAAVAAAQKKAVLELAVRNHPGVMTHVCGLFARRAFNVEGILCMPVGDGAESRIWLLVHDDARLAQMTLQVEKLEDVLDVRRHGADHAVFERLEAFFQ; this comes from the coding sequence ATGAGTGAAATGAACAATGCGGCGGTGGCCGCTGCGCAGAAGAAGGCCGTGCTTGAGTTGGCGGTGCGCAATCATCCTGGGGTGATGACGCATGTTTGCGGGCTGTTCGCGCGTCGGGCCTTCAACGTAGAGGGCATTCTGTGCATGCCAGTCGGCGATGGGGCAGAGAGCCGGATCTGGCTGTTGGTCCATGACGACGCGCGTTTGGCGCAAATGACGCTACAAGTCGAAAAGCTTGAAGATGTGCTGGATGTGCGGCGGCATGGCGCCGACCACGCCGTGTTCGAGCGTCTCGAAGCCTTCTTTCAGTGA
- the ilvB gene encoding acetolactate synthase large subunit, with amino-acid sequence MEMTGAQLLVRLLEAQGVDTIAGIPGGAALPLYDALASAGTIRHVLARHEQGAGFIAQGMARATGKPGVCLASSGPGATNLVTAIADAKLDSIPLVCITGQVPLSMIGTDAFQEVDTYGLSIPVTKHNYLVRRAEDLPQVISDAFRIAQSGRPGPVWVDVPKDVQTQRVDAPALTACALDRPPEVSEEAVLRAAEMINRAERPVLYLGGGVIASGASHLATTLAEQAGLPTTMTLMALGAMPVDHPLSVGMLGMHGARYTNYVLQEADLLICVGARFDDRAIGKAAQFCPDAKIIHVDIDASEIDKIKTAHIGIQGDVAAVLERLLPHVQVQLRKKWLSRVNSLRSAHPLQMPGLDDPRSHYGLVSAVAACLDDEAIITTDVGQHQMWVAQAYPFRRPRQWLTSGGLGTMGFGLPAAIGAALAEPGRKVVCFSGDGSLQMNIQEMATAADEGVDVKIILMNNQSLGLVHQQQDMFYGQRIFAADYKRPTDFIRIAQGFGLEAVDLDRSAHPRATLAEALASKGPMLIHCSIDVNQKVFPMVPPGAANIEMIGG; translated from the coding sequence ATGGAAATGACTGGCGCACAATTGCTGGTCCGTCTGCTCGAAGCTCAGGGCGTCGATACGATCGCCGGTATTCCCGGCGGGGCGGCGCTGCCGCTCTACGATGCGCTGGCTTCCGCCGGCACCATCCGTCATGTGCTGGCAAGGCATGAGCAGGGTGCGGGCTTTATCGCACAGGGCATGGCCCGCGCAACTGGTAAGCCAGGCGTCTGCCTTGCTTCCAGTGGTCCGGGGGCGACCAATCTTGTGACGGCAATCGCCGATGCCAAGCTCGATTCAATCCCTTTGGTCTGCATCACCGGGCAAGTGCCGCTCTCGATGATCGGTACCGATGCGTTTCAGGAAGTCGATACCTATGGTCTGTCGATTCCGGTAACGAAGCACAACTACCTCGTTCGGCGCGCCGAGGACTTGCCTCAGGTGATCAGCGACGCGTTCCGGATTGCACAGTCGGGGCGCCCGGGCCCAGTGTGGGTGGATGTGCCGAAGGATGTGCAGACGCAGCGCGTTGATGCGCCGGCGCTCACGGCTTGCGCGCTCGACCGACCGCCGGAGGTGAGTGAAGAGGCCGTGCTGCGGGCCGCGGAGATGATCAACCGCGCCGAGCGTCCGGTGCTGTATCTCGGCGGCGGCGTGATCGCCTCGGGCGCGTCGCACTTGGCTACGACACTGGCTGAACAGGCGGGCCTGCCAACCACGATGACGCTGATGGCGCTGGGCGCAATGCCGGTTGATCATCCATTGTCGGTCGGCATGCTCGGCATGCACGGCGCTCGCTACACCAACTATGTGCTGCAGGAAGCGGACTTGCTGATCTGTGTTGGCGCTCGCTTCGACGACCGGGCGATTGGCAAGGCGGCGCAGTTCTGCCCCGACGCCAAAATCATTCACGTTGATATCGACGCCTCCGAGATCGACAAGATCAAGACGGCGCATATCGGCATCCAGGGCGACGTCGCGGCGGTGCTGGAGCGCCTCTTGCCCCATGTTCAGGTCCAGTTGCGCAAGAAATGGCTGTCGCGGGTGAATAGCCTGCGCTCAGCGCATCCGCTGCAAATGCCGGGGCTCGACGACCCGCGCAGTCATTACGGCCTTGTCAGTGCCGTGGCGGCCTGCCTCGATGATGAGGCCATCATCACGACTGACGTCGGGCAGCATCAGATGTGGGTGGCGCAGGCTTACCCGTTCAGAAGGCCACGGCAGTGGCTGACATCCGGCGGCCTTGGCACGATGGGCTTTGGCTTGCCAGCCGCGATCGGCGCGGCGCTCGCCGAGCCGGGGCGGAAAGTTGTCTGCTTCTCCGGCGACGGAAGCCTGCAAATGAACATTCAGGAAATGGCGACGGCGGCGGACGAGGGCGTTGATGTGAAGATCATCCTGATGAACAACCAGTCACTTGGCTTGGTACATCAGCAGCAAGACATGTTCTACGGCCAGCGGATCTTTGCCGCGGACTACAAGCGGCCGACCGACTTCATCCGCATTGCGCAGGGCTTCGGGCTGGAAGCCGTGGATCTGGATCGCAGTGCGCATCCGCGCGCGACGTTGGCCGAGGCGCTGGCGTCTAAGGGGCCGATGCTGATTCACTGCTCGATCGATGTGAATCAGAAGGTTTTCCCGATGGTCCCTCCGGGGGCCGCCAATATCGAAATGATCGGTGGGTGA
- a CDS encoding long-chain-fatty-acid--CoA ligase, giving the protein MEKVWLKSYPAGVPADIDLTQYGAIGDLFAEGVRKFGPRAAYVNMDKAISYDELDRLSAAFAGFLQQDLKLPKGARIALMMPNLLQYPVCLWGALRAGYVVVNCNPLYTPRELEHQLKDSGADVIVILENFASTLQEVLGHTPVKHVVVTRIGDMLGGLKGALVSFVVKRVKKMVPAWNIPGHIPFKQAMARGQGRKLAAVKVTQDDIAFLQYTGGTTGVSKGAVLTHRNIIANLQQAHAWIKPFLKEGEEVIVTALPLYHIFSLTANCLTFFKVGATNVLITNPRDIPGFVKELQKHPFTAITGVNTLFNALLNHPDFVKLDFSQLRCALGGGMAVQRAVADKWRALTGRPLVEAYGLTETSPAVTINPLDLPAFNGAIGLPVPSTEISIRDEDGRELGVGESGELCVRGPQVMAGYYNRPDETAKVMTPDGFLKTGDVAVVDEKGFVRIVDRKKDMILVSGFNVYPNEVEDVVASHPGVMEVAAIGVQDEKSGEAVKVFVVKKDPNLTAEAVIAHCREKLTGYKVPKLVEFRTELPKTNVGKILRRALRDEAKKAA; this is encoded by the coding sequence ATGGAGAAGGTCTGGCTCAAGAGCTATCCCGCTGGCGTGCCGGCAGACATCGACCTGACGCAGTACGGGGCGATTGGTGACCTGTTTGCCGAGGGCGTGCGCAAGTTCGGCCCGCGGGCGGCCTATGTCAATATGGACAAAGCGATCAGTTACGACGAGCTCGATCGCTTGAGTGCTGCGTTCGCCGGCTTCCTGCAGCAGGATTTGAAGCTCCCGAAGGGGGCGCGTATCGCGCTGATGATGCCGAATCTTCTGCAGTATCCGGTGTGTCTGTGGGGCGCTTTGCGCGCCGGCTATGTGGTCGTGAACTGCAACCCGCTATATACGCCGCGTGAGCTTGAACACCAGCTCAAGGATTCGGGCGCGGACGTAATCGTGATCCTCGAGAACTTCGCCTCGACGCTGCAGGAGGTGCTTGGCCACACCCCGGTCAAGCATGTTGTCGTCACCCGCATCGGCGACATGCTGGGTGGCCTCAAAGGGGCGCTCGTCAGCTTTGTGGTCAAACGCGTCAAGAAGATGGTTCCGGCCTGGAACATTCCCGGGCATATCCCCTTCAAGCAGGCGATGGCGCGCGGACAGGGCCGCAAGCTGGCGGCTGTGAAGGTCACGCAGGACGACATTGCATTCCTTCAATACACCGGCGGTACCACGGGTGTTTCAAAGGGCGCCGTCCTTACGCACCGCAACATCATTGCCAATCTTCAGCAGGCGCATGCGTGGATCAAGCCCTTCCTGAAGGAAGGCGAAGAGGTAATCGTTACCGCGTTGCCGCTTTATCACATCTTCTCGCTCACCGCGAACTGCCTTACTTTCTTCAAGGTCGGCGCGACGAACGTCCTGATTACGAATCCGCGCGACATTCCCGGTTTCGTGAAAGAGTTGCAAAAGCACCCCTTCACCGCGATCACCGGCGTTAACACGCTCTTCAACGCGTTGTTGAACCACCCCGATTTCGTCAAGCTCGACTTCTCGCAGCTGCGCTGCGCCTTGGGCGGCGGCATGGCTGTGCAACGCGCTGTCGCCGACAAATGGCGTGCGCTGACGGGGCGTCCGTTGGTGGAGGCCTATGGTCTGACCGAGACGTCGCCGGCGGTGACGATCAATCCGCTCGATCTGCCTGCCTTCAATGGCGCAATCGGCCTGCCAGTGCCGTCGACCGAGATTTCGATTCGCGATGAAGATGGTCGCGAGTTGGGTGTTGGCGAGTCCGGTGAGCTCTGTGTGCGTGGGCCGCAGGTGATGGCGGGCTACTACAACCGCCCGGACGAAACGGCCAAAGTCATGACGCCTGATGGCTTCCTGAAAACCGGTGACGTGGCGGTGGTCGATGAGAAGGGGTTCGTCCGAATCGTCGACCGCAAGAAGGACATGATTCTTGTATCCGGCTTCAACGTCTATCCGAACGAGGTGGAAGATGTCGTTGCGTCGCACCCGGGGGTAATGGAGGTGGCGGCGATTGGTGTACAGGACGAAAAGTCCGGTGAGGCCGTCAAGGTGTTCGTCGTCAAGAAGGATCCGAACCTTACCGCCGAGGCCGTGATCGCCCATTGCCGCGAAAAGCTGACTGGCTACAAGGTGCCAAAGTTGGTTGAGTTCCGGACTGAGTTGCCGAAGACCAACGTTGGCAAGATCTTGCGGCGCGCCCTTCGCGACGAAGCCAAGAAGGCCGCGTGA
- a CDS encoding CBS domain-containing protein, with amino-acid sequence MLVSEILAIKGKVLYTVAPGTVLAEAVSVMSEQDVGSLVVFDHGRMVGMLTFREVLKALTSAGAGWGALTVSDVMLREPRSAGPDMEMDELRRVMVDDHQRYLPVMDGTTLMGVVSFHDVAKAVLEEQSFENKMLKNYIRNWPAEADDE; translated from the coding sequence ATGCTGGTAAGCGAAATTCTGGCGATCAAGGGCAAGGTGCTTTACACCGTGGCGCCGGGGACTGTACTGGCGGAGGCAGTATCGGTCATGAGCGAACAGGATGTCGGTTCGCTCGTCGTGTTCGATCATGGTCGCATGGTCGGCATGCTGACCTTCCGCGAAGTGCTCAAAGCGCTGACTTCCGCTGGTGCGGGCTGGGGGGCTCTGACCGTGTCGGATGTGATGCTGCGCGAGCCGCGTTCGGCTGGGCCGGACATGGAGATGGACGAGCTACGCCGCGTGATGGTCGATGACCACCAGCGTTACCTGCCAGTGATGGACGGCACAACACTGATGGGCGTTGTCTCATTTCACGATGTAGCCAAGGCGGTCCTCGAGGAGCAGAGCTTCGAGAACAAGATGCTCAAGAACTACATCCGCAATTGGCCCGCCGAGGCGGACGACGAGTGA
- the fdxA gene encoding ferredoxin FdxA — MTYVVTEACIKCKYTDCVDVCPVDCFREGPNFLAIDPDECIDCTLCVAECPVEAIYAEDDVPADQQSFIALNAELAKLWKPIVERKDPLPDADEWAKVKGKLGDLQR, encoded by the coding sequence ATGACTTATGTGGTGACTGAAGCCTGTATCAAGTGCAAATACACCGACTGCGTGGATGTTTGCCCGGTCGACTGCTTTCGCGAAGGCCCGAATTTCCTGGCGATCGACCCGGACGAGTGCATTGATTGCACCCTCTGTGTGGCCGAATGCCCGGTTGAGGCGATCTATGCTGAAGACGACGTGCCGGCAGATCAGCAGTCGTTCATCGCGCTGAATGCCGAGTTGGCCAAGTTGTGGAAGCCAATCGTCGAGCGCAAGGATCCCCTGCCTGATGCGGACGAGTGGGCGAAGGTCAAAGGCAAGCTTGGCGATCTGCAGCGCTGA
- the trxA gene encoding thioredoxin TrxA, which translates to MSEHILHVTDASFEQDVLQAQTPVLVDYWAEWCGPCKSIAPILDEIAKDYAGKLVVTKLNIDENAETPAKYGIRGIPTLMLFKGGSVEATKVGALSKSQLTAFIDSNL; encoded by the coding sequence ATGAGCGAACACATCCTTCACGTCACCGACGCATCTTTCGAGCAGGACGTTCTGCAAGCGCAGACGCCTGTTCTGGTCGATTACTGGGCAGAGTGGTGCGGCCCCTGCAAGAGCATCGCTCCGATTCTTGACGAAATCGCCAAGGACTACGCTGGCAAGCTCGTCGTAACCAAGCTCAACATCGACGAAAACGCTGAGACGCCGGCCAAGTACGGCATCCGTGGGATCCCGACGCTCATGCTGTTCAAGGGCGGCAGCGTTGAGGCGACCAAGGTTGGCGCGCTCTCCAAATCGCAATTGACCGCATTCATTGACAGCAACCTGTAA
- the rho gene encoding transcription termination factor Rho has protein sequence MHLSELKSLHVSQLLEMAHANEIDGANRLRKQELVFALLRNRAKKGEPIFGDGVLEVLPDGFGFLRSPDTSYLAGTDDIYVSPSQIRRFNLHTGDTIEGEIRTPKDGERYFALVKVDKVNFESPEASKHKILFENLTPLHPNQCLKLEREIRAEENVTSRVIDMIAPIGKGQRGLLVAPPKSGKTVMLQHIAHAITTNHPDVVVIVLLIDERPEEVTEMQRSVKGEVVASTFDEPATRHVQVAEMVIEKAKRLVEHKRDVVILLDSLTRLARAYNTVVPASGKVLTGGVDANALQKPKRFFGAARNIEEGGSLTIIASALIDTGSRMDDVIYEEFKGTGNMEIHLDRRMAEKRVYPAINVNRSGTRREELLIEPAILQKVWILRKLLYGMDEIEAMEFLLDKIKATKTNNDFFDAMRRG, from the coding sequence ATGCACCTCTCGGAGCTCAAGTCACTCCACGTCAGCCAGTTGCTCGAAATGGCGCACGCCAACGAGATCGACGGCGCCAACCGCCTCCGCAAACAAGAATTGGTCTTCGCCCTGTTACGCAACCGGGCAAAGAAAGGTGAGCCGATATTTGGCGACGGCGTGCTGGAAGTATTGCCGGACGGCTTCGGGTTCTTGAGATCACCCGACACGTCTTATCTGGCCGGCACCGACGACATTTATGTCTCCCCCTCCCAGATCCGCCGCTTCAATCTCCATACCGGCGACACGATCGAGGGCGAGATCCGGACACCGAAGGATGGCGAGCGCTACTTCGCGCTGGTCAAGGTCGACAAGGTCAACTTTGAATCGCCAGAGGCATCGAAGCACAAGATCCTGTTTGAAAACCTGACGCCGCTGCATCCGAACCAGTGCCTCAAGCTTGAGCGCGAGATCCGGGCGGAAGAGAACGTCACGAGCCGGGTCATCGACATGATCGCGCCGATCGGCAAGGGACAGCGCGGCCTGCTGGTTGCCCCACCGAAGTCTGGCAAAACCGTGATGCTGCAGCACATTGCACACGCGATCACGACCAACCATCCTGACGTCGTGGTGATCGTGCTGCTGATCGACGAACGCCCGGAAGAAGTGACCGAAATGCAGCGCTCGGTGAAGGGCGAAGTGGTTGCTTCGACCTTCGACGAACCTGCAACGCGACACGTCCAGGTCGCCGAAATGGTGATCGAGAAGGCAAAGCGCCTCGTCGAGCACAAGCGTGATGTCGTGATTCTGCTGGACTCGCTCACCCGCCTCGCGCGTGCCTACAACACCGTCGTCCCAGCCTCGGGCAAGGTGCTCACCGGCGGTGTCGACGCCAATGCCCTGCAAAAGCCCAAGCGCTTCTTCGGTGCCGCACGGAATATCGAAGAGGGCGGTTCGCTCACCATCATCGCCAGCGCCCTGATCGACACCGGCTCGCGCATGGATGACGTGATCTACGAGGAATTCAAGGGCACCGGCAACATGGAGATCCACCTGGATCGTCGCATGGCCGAGAAGCGCGTCTATCCGGCAATCAACGTCAATCGCTCGGGCACTCGTCGCGAGGAACTGCTGATCGAGCCGGCCATCCTGCAGAAGGTATGGATCCTGCGCAAGCTCCTGTACGGCATGGACGAAATCGAGGCGATGGAGTTCCTGCTCGACAAGATCAAGGCAACGAAGACCAACAACGATTTCTTCGATGCCATGCGGCGCGGCTGA